Part of the Thunnus maccoyii chromosome 17, fThuMac1.1, whole genome shotgun sequence genome, gtatTGGGCCTCAACCATGTGgtcagacaaaggcaggcctacATGTAAACTTTTAAGCCTGATCACAAGGCCGCTTTTGTCCTTTAACAGCTGAAACAAAAGAGCAGCGCCAAATGCTGCTCTCACAGACTCCATCTCCCAGCCTGCTTTGCAGTTCGCACCTTGGTGTGAAATCTAGGAAGACCCAAACTCTCgtctctcattggcagagatGCACCAACACCACCTGGAGTCATGGCAATACAGCCATGACgtcactgcagctttaagaagCGGTTACACCTCTAATTTGACGTTTGCATTAATATGTCTAATTTGAACGTCTACAGATGACAGAATACTTTGAATAAGTATAACTTTATTTGCATAAATAGCATATGgctatttatgtgtatttgcttGCAATCTTGCTTGTATTAACAGGCAATATAACACAGTAATTAAGGCAATCACGCAAGAAATTATTCTTTTTAATCAAAGGCATGCTGACTTACTCTGTGGTTAATCCACAAAATCCCTCATTTGTAATAGATGGATGTAGTTTTTTGgataaaaaatgcaataatacATTATTAAGGTCTAGTCTCACTTCAGTTTGTTTCCCATCATCTTTAAAGAGGGAACATATATTCCAGGAATACACCAGTAATTTTATAATTAAGAACTTgtcctggtttccgggtggtgccccgttattattCATATCACCAATAACCAGCCGTGCTCCTCCCAGCTCCAACAGATGCATTAACACTCACCATTTCACAGACTTAAGTTTTCCTCCCTTTGTTCTGCTCGGGTCGTCTAAACAGACGAAAAACAGTCTGAAGCGATTTGACGTAACTGCCCGCGCACTTCCCGTTATTGTGTTTCTTCCTTGTTTTCGTGCCTGGTCATTGTTGCTCCTCCCCTCTCAATTCGAGGGAACTAAGTGAGTTtaaacacgtgtgtgtgtgtgtgtgtgtgtgtgtgtgtgtgtgtgtgtgtgtgtgtgtgtgtgtgtgtgtgtgtgtgcgcgcgcgcgcgccCAGGCTCTAAAAGGACACCCTGTAATATTAGAATTATCccttttaaaataattcatctcAATTGAGAAGTTAATAATTCATTGGAAAGtcgttaaaatccttaaaagcaattcattttattttgaaacaaacaaataattaatttaggTTGATTATatacattaagaaaataataatacgAAGAACTATTAAAAAGTGTATAAAAAggtacaaaaataacatttgcagtaaatatcattcaaataaagataataaagatTTCAAATTACAAAGTTATTGAGATTATGTACAAGCACACAGAGCAATAATATAAATAGTATATAGTAATATAAATGTTAGTACAAATATCATACAGTCTATTTTACTACATTGTCAGGTACTAATTAAAGAtgcaacacagagacacataatACAAGACATGCAAAGCCATTTCCTGTCTATAAATGTCACAGAAATACAATAATTATCCACAATAAATacctaaaaatatatttggtaCATTTGGACTGGTAGGTAATTTAAATCCAATACATATAAATACTCTATTGCCTTGTCAACATATTGTAGTTAGTATCTATCAGCTATAACCCTTGAACCTTGAAATGAGGACAAGCTGCAAATGCATAAAGGAAGTGTGCTATTGTTGTCTGTGGCTTTGTCCCACAAcgttttttcttttgaaatgcaACAGACTTTTACATACTTTTGttatctaaaaaacaaaacttagtAACTGCCCATGCAGGTTTATTGCACCTGCAGCACTGGACAAATTTTCTCTGCAGTAAatacaaactgctgctgctgtttttatatCTTATCTCTTTGTCTCTGACAAGTTTCCTCTCTGCACTTCCTCTGTGGTGGCTTAAGAGCACGTAGTCTGACAAAGAAATCAAAAGTGAAAGCTAAAAAACCAACCCTGTCTGGTGTGGGAAGATATGCGAAGCACATCACCGACAAATTATCAATCTATGTAAGTAAGCATCTAAAATAATTCCTGTGTGGCTGTGAACTACTGAATCTCTCTACCATGCTTCGGAATGAAGGTTATAGACTTCTAAGGTATttctaactgtgtgttttatgggCACAAGCTTCAGCAGAGCAGCTATGACACAGCTGTTTGTGACACACATAAACCTGCTTGCCTTGCTTggctttatttcattttgttaaatgacTTCGTCTAAatgttcctctctgtttccttctTCAGAGACATGCCACATGAGGGGGAAGCTGGTGAGGAAAagtgtttactgtttttataaatTGACATACATTTGTTAGGAAGTTTCTCAcagtttctcattcaagtgaatggggaAGTGCGTCCATacttttgactgttactgtatATTACGCTTTCTGGCTCTGACTGCAATATTTTGAAATTGTAGATAATAGGCTACATTTATaatttcaaattaaagctgctctaatgaatgtttttatattattaattgatCAACTGACTACTTGCATGTGAAAGGGGTTTGCTGCTTGATAGTGACGAACCTGCAGAGAGTTATCaactgactctgcagttcccatCAGCTTTACAGAGAtatttagcatctttcagcacACTATTTTGGTTTTACATCCTGTAACTTCACTATTTTGCtctcatcagtgtcattttctgcagcagcaggcagttTTAGTTACTGTGTGGTCTCTTACTTCTTTCTGTTGTATCCGGAAATACATCCTTGAACTCAAAGTGCTTACCAGATAATCTTGCGTAGttataaaaactgttttatgtaGATCACTTCCTTGACAGTTGATCAGCAGATGGATTCAAGTTAGGTGTCAAAGCAACATTAGTTAAAAGGTTCAGCAAATGACTTTTCTGCTCTTCATGATAGTTTCATAATAGATTTTGTGGCTTTTAATCAGAAAGTCTGTACTGTCTGCTGAGCTGACGAAAGTGCTGATGAGAACTGTGATGCAAAAAGCCGTTGATTcactgacagctttagttttgaTTAGAAGAATTGTTCATTCATGTATTAACCACCTCTACTCACACAAGTACAAACACAAACGTATGCCATCAGAGTCCTTTTAAAGATGTTATAAGCGTATgaacattttatacatataGGTTTTAAGTTACAAGTTGAATTTATTAAAGTAGTAAAATTTGGTGATGTGTAAAATACCTTTTCCAGTTTATGCTGAATCATGCTCAAGATCTTTTTTGATCTTGATCTTTTTCAGTTTATGTAACAGTTGAATAATCTCTCAAAcattcctctgtctctctagTGTTGTGGAAAAAGTTCTATGTCCATGAAGCAGGAAAAACTAACGGGGCTCATTTAAGCTTGGTTAACAAGCTTAAAGGCATTGGCCATATTCCGGTGGGTTCTTCTGCAGCATGTGACTATGTTCTGGTCATCTGTCCTGCTGTTTCGCGAGTTGGAACGAACATCGGCGAGGCCCTGGACAGCATGCCTGGTAAGAATGCCTTTGGTTGGCCAATTTCCCACTTATTGATCACAGCTATACACAGAAACTTGACCAATCAGTGTGAAAGTAAATTATTTTGCTCCATGAAAAACTTcacataatgtttgttttttgtacaggCTCTGACCCCCCCAAGGCCTGAAATTGGCAGTCCTTTTAAGTGAATTTATTTCAATCTTAAATTATGGTACGCTGTTAAAATGCTGCTGTGGCTGAGCCCAACAATAAGAGATAACGCTGCCTGTAAAAGCAGGGCTCAGTGCCCATGTTCTACAAACTAACTTCTATTGAAGAAATATTCCCTATGAAGAGTGTTCACAGCGAGGactgtggattatccagaatGAGGGAGACAaagatgttgctgttgattttataaaatgtaatttttcaacgGTAGTGTGTGAACTACAAACAAGCTCATCACTTTATGACCGTGACTTTTTTAGATGAGCTTTTAACTGTCCCCAACATGATGTTAAAGTGATCATAGTCACTAAAACGATTGTGGGAAATACAATTGCAAGGAAATATGTTTAATTACAATGTACCAGTATTTGATTAGTCTCCTATTGTTATATGAATGGATCCGAACAACTGCAGATCATTGTGAACATAACTTTTCTGGCCATGCACAGCATATAGACAACATTTCAGGACCTACGGTGCCCTCATGGCATAAAAGCCTTTTATATTACACCTATAAGGTGTGGCGCTCGGTTTGATTAACTCAAGACATTGTGTTGCAATGATTTAAAGGATACAGCTGGCAATTTCGTTCCCATTAAAAGTATATtgtaaagaaatatttgaatcaAAAATATAGATGGAGTAACCATCTCTGCTCTTaaagtttaattctgttttggttgtgtcatctctgtgtttacagctgATAAACCAGCAATTCTGGTGGTGATGCATCACACTTTCAATAACAAACACGTTGTTGCTGAAAGCAAGAGACAAGTGAGCCACCTGAACGTCTATCTCACTGTGGACTTTCTGTTCCATGAGGGAAAGCTCCTGAGGGACTGTACCCGCAATGACATCGCATGGTTTGACATCCATAAGTTTCTGAAAGGTCCCAATTCCCAGGTACTGATCACATTAACTGACCTGATGTGCCCTGATATTGTCATTTTACTAAAAATGGATTGGGGATAATTACTGTGTACCACCTCATGATTGATGCAGTTTGATTACTACATAGTCATGCTAATGCTTTCTAATTCTATAATTCTATCATTTGTAGCACTGCCCTTTATGTGAGCACATCCGATGGCTGATGGCTACTTCTTGCCTTGCGATTAAAGATGGAGGACAAATTAATAAGGAGTCTTTTTGAATATAACTGTACAGAAACAAATACTAATCATATTGAgactgaaactgaactgaaactgaaaatgtttgctgCCTTCCGATTCAGTTACAAGTTGCTTGAGTCTGTGTAGTGACTGACTGCTGTTAACTGCGTTCATATTGTAAACTGGAGGTCTTTGCAAAAGCACTTTCGACTGGTAATCAGTACGGATAAGGAGAGATTATAAGATTTACAAATGGATAGAAttattgcttgtttttccaCTGTAACGTGAATACAACATTATAAGAATACACCTTTGGAGGTGAACTGTAGTTTTCGGCTGttgttatttacatattttttccttgtttgtttgtgtcttttattctCAGGTCTCTCGGTGGAACTTCTTGGACAGAATCCCTATTTGGAATTGTAAGTTTAAATGCACTAATTTTGTaatagttgtttgttttttacatcctgggtcttatttttgtagtccTGGCCATCCTTCcaaacacaataaatatttacagataAAGGGATatagaacaaatgaaaaacttgTTCATTGGGGGATTATGATAGACCTTTTTGATTATGTTCACCTCACTTTTTCTGAAATAAGATGTTCAACCTACAAAAGTATACCCAGGTTGTTAAAAAAGTCCTCTCTTTATTAATATAATCACATTCGTATTTTTCTAATggaaacaaaataattttagtATTGATGGAGCTTTGAATGATACCAGATGACTCATTGCCTTTATTTCTTCATTGTAGCTTTGGACGACAGTACCAAATGGATTATTGGTGGTGTAGCTGCTGTTGTAATATTGGTGTCACTGGTGACCATTCTGATCGTTTGTCTTGACCGGAAGAAAATTTAGGACATCTGTGAGGTCAATTAATAACCTGCATGACAAAATTAGCAGGAATCGAGTAACAACTGACAGTAATAAATGTCTCTTGAAGAGAAAAAATAGCTGTGCTATGTCATAGATGTCCAATCATCTGCACAGAAATTAATAACAGAAAGATGCTATATTGCTGCATTGTATATCACTGTACTATGGTGAAGGCTGATGCATTTTCGCTTTTTGGCTGAAGCTTTTGATGActattatatgttatattatatgtatCTGCAGCACAGCAAAGAAGGAAATTATAGAAGAATTACAATCTTAAAACATGAGCCCGCTTAATGAGAATGTATAGGCAGGGTTACCTCTCATCAtagtaaatgtgctttttagTGGAATGTGAATCTTtatgtagtctgtgtgtagtaTTGCAGTGTGCCATCCAACTTTAAAATAGGTGTTTTAAATGAAGCTAAAACAAATctgtaaaataatgaatgttACTTCTTTATGCTGATGAAAATGTAAAGAGCGCACTTTTTCATTcacaaagaataaataaaaatgaataaatcatatcTGTGCTTCCATGTGAGAACTCTTTAATACAAATGTGAATGACCATTATCAAAAATTAGGTCATGGTCTAAGCTACCTATATTTTAATGTGTatgtacaaatgttttaaatttaaagcttGGCAGGATAATTGTATGTAACTGTAACTGGTCAGAGTTTAAGGGATGGTGAATGgagtcaaataaataaagaaaacttgAGTGACATGGGTGAAGATTAAGCTTTGGGCAAGACAACATCAACGTATGCAGCAAAGAAAATGTTGGAAGAATAATATCAATGTCAGTTAGTCAGTAGATTTGAAACAAAATGAGAATCTGTGCATCCAATCTGACAGAGCTGATAAACCAGGCAGATAAAGAAGGTATCAGGCATCAGATAAAGCTACCTGAAGCTGTCGTTAAAGAATTGGGGGCCTCTTTAACtgctgtaaaaatattaaaatatcattatttttcagagaatgttttctttgtctcttaCTGAAATAATAAACCTGATTTAAAGTCAACAGTATTAGGtctgaaacacaggaaaaagtcAAGAAAGTGAAACCCTTGTACGTGTGCTTTCTGTGGGTTAAACCAGCTGGatattacaaacaaaaaattggCATATTCTAACAAGCAAAGTCACTTTTAGCACATTTTGTTTCTGAAATTGTTGCGGAACAACCTGTAATTGGAAACAATGTCATGGAATTGGTTTCACACTGAATATATGCTTGAGAATAATATCAGCCTGGTCAGATGTGTGCCAGATTTATCAGCAAAGGTTTTTGATAATGTCACTTTAATGATAGATAAGGACGCCTGTCTCAGCTAGACCACAATCAGCAAAGCAATAATGTGGGATGTCTGAACATTGGTACTAGAATAAAGGCCTCAGTCTGCTTCACAGTGAGAGCTTTGGGGTTTGTCTTACAGCATCTGAAACTTCCTTGTTGATAGTGAAACTGGGAGCTGATGTGACTTTTGTGACTTTttgaaacagacacacacacttaacacttTACACAGCACTGTCCAGGTGTGGTGCAACACCTTAAATTTTTCTGAGGAAAGACTGAAAAAGTATGTACTGTCGTCACATTATATGATTCATTCTGTCGAGATTACAAAGACAAATTTAAGACGAGGAATTCTTGGGGAAATATTCGAGGCAGTGGGATGAAGCCAGGAGGAGGCTATGAAGCTTCTTTGCCCCGTCTTGGAGTGTGGCCATTTGAAACAGGTataaaccatagactgtatataaagatagacatagtgaggtgtgacgtcacccattggtttgcatttaagccagtttgaagcccagagttgtgGTTTATTCTTTCACGCTCTGAAAACATGCCCTGCGGCCTCAGActgaagctaatgctagcttactgggaacactgagtgCTGCACACTAACGTTAACTACTTTAGCTAGATTGTGCTAACAGAGCAGGTATCTTAATCAAGTCACATTAAAtgtagtgaaatattgcaacaatagtccgactcagtgtgagtcctggagccggggagagcagcaggtgagccacctgtcaatcacagctgtcaatcaacgtccacacagcaaacatcagagctactataagtcttcaaatctttttgacggagcaataatttccaataTTACCACTcgcacacttattagagggcctggaTTTaaagattgagaccataatgactttgGCTTTTTGAacgggagtcagttggagcatctagcggcCGTCTGTGGTACTTTAAATGGTGTAATATAAACCCTTTTGCCTCTAGACGTGATGGTAAGACACTTCCTCTGTGAGCATACTGAGACCTTCACTCTGTGTTTGCTTCTTCTGGCTTGACGCCTGTAAACGAACAAACCCAGAGTTGTGTTGGATGCTTGTAGTGCCATGACAACAGCAGTGACAAATTTGATTTAACTTGGACACTTCAGCCATTCTGatcttccctctctgtcttcacCTGATGACAGCTCTGCACTGAACAGTGGAGGTCTGGAGGAGGGGGATTAGTTAACATGGGGAGGGGGGACTGGGGGGATGGGGTGTTAAGGTCACGCCTCTGGCCTAAAAAGGCGAAGCAGAATACCAGCAGCAGCGAGCCGCTCTAAGAATAACTCAGGGCCTGAGGCTCAGAAACATGACGTGAATGTAACTGTATCTAATTGGATTCAGACTTTTATTACTTTATAAGAATCAAAAACGAATAAGATTGATTGACGGATTTTGATTTAGACCTAATTGATTTTTAAGCAGTGTGAAACCACTGTCCGCTCTGTAGTCATGTGACTAGAAGCTTAACAGCGGCTGGTGGGATAAAGTTACCTCTCTCCCAATCTCTCTTCCCTCGCTTCCTTTCCATCGTCCGTCAGTCGATCTAATTCTGTCAGAGCCAGTCAAGGGGGGGGGCCAGGCTGCTCTATCTGAGACTTCAGCCTCAACCAGGCAAAGGGCAAAGACACTGACCACCATAATCtggtctctgtctgtctccccaACCTCATCCACTGGGAGAGAAGTCAGTTTTCTGGACCATCTCTCAATCTCAAAAGAGTTTTTGACTTCTGGAACAAGAAAGTAAAAGTGCAGATTTAAGTTTAGAGAATGAACAAAGAGGTGTAGTGTTACCAGTGGTGGCTGAAGGGTTTGAGTTTTCCACATATCTGCAGCTCAAGTGATTCACATGCTGGATTGGAATTAAACACTGGGATTGAATCACACAGAGGAGTTGAGGATCTACtggaaatacacatttttatggCAACTTAATCTGCACAAAGGATTAACTGCTGGGATTTATAATTTGAAACAATGACGGAAACAGTAGAAGGTAAACTATCATCATATTAATTATTACTAATTCGTTTTTCaccatgttgtgtttttatagtAGCGACGAGGTACTCGCAAGGCatgttgtggtttgttttgCACACAAACTCTGTGATGTGCTGTTTGGTGTGTGGGGGAATTTCATGATTGGAAGTATCTAAAAATATGCCGCTATCATGTATCGGCTATTTGTAATGCAGCGCTGAGACCAGAGACAGTGCTGCATAGGATCAGTCAGCATCAACACTGCGCCTCCTGTTGCAtgcaatcttttttttgtaaacttttttgtgtgtgttttttgtttgtggatAATGAAATGAGACAACAAGACAGTCCAGAGGCAGACAACAACTACCATGAGTGTTTTTTGACTTGTTTTCTTAAAATCACACAATGATCACAACTTAATTACACACCTACAGTAGgaaacacccacacaggtgtttccaCTTATTATGACTCATTAAATGTCCTCTCAGAGCTGTGTGGGCGTGTACAGACTGCACTTGATTGACAGCTCCATGACCCTCTAGTTTGTCTTGGGACAACTTGCACCTTTCAAACAGGCTTTTTTCacacaagacattttgacatgtgatTGGTGGAAAAACATTATAATTTTCCTTAATAAGAAAGAATGACAAGACAGCTAATCAACCAGAATGACTGTGCAGGCCCTTTAATTAAGCTAACGAGATAATTATAATCTTGGTATCCTAAATCAAGACTGTTTTCTTGTGATCTCAATATAACTACTGAATTTTCTCAATATTAAAAACTGTGTATGTAAAATTAATCTTATCAAAAGGTCcac contains:
- the LOC121882503 gene encoding uncharacterized protein LOC121882503 isoform X1, producing MRSTSPTNYQSIDMPHEGEAVLWKKFYVHEAGKTNGAHLSLVNKLKGIGHIPVGSSAACDYVLVICPAVSRVGTNIGEALDSMPADKPAILVVMHHTFNNKHVVAESKRQVSHLNVYLTVDFLFHEGKLLRDCTRNDIAWFDIHKFLKGPNSQVSRWNFLDRIPIWNSLDDSTKWIIGGVAAVVILVSLVTILIVCLDRKKI
- the LOC121882503 gene encoding uncharacterized protein LOC121882503 isoform X2, yielding MLRNEGYRLLRDMPHEGEAVLWKKFYVHEAGKTNGAHLSLVNKLKGIGHIPVGSSAACDYVLVICPAVSRVGTNIGEALDSMPADKPAILVVMHHTFNNKHVVAESKRQVSHLNVYLTVDFLFHEGKLLRDCTRNDIAWFDIHKFLKGPNSQVSRWNFLDRIPIWNSLDDSTKWIIGGVAAVVILVSLVTILIVCLDRKKI